A genomic stretch from Setaria italica strain Yugu1 chromosome VII, Setaria_italica_v2.0, whole genome shotgun sequence includes:
- the LOC101752771 gene encoding sphingolipid delta(4)-desaturase DES1-like codes for MGAGMEADEGVMATDFFWSYTDEPHASRRREILAKYPQIKELFGPDPWAFLKIAVVVSLQLWTATFLRDASWLKLLTVAYFFGSFLNHNLFLAIHELSHNLAFTTPSLNRWLGIFANLPIGVPMSITFQKYHLEHHRFQGVDGIDMDVPSQAEAHAVRNAVSKSVWVVLQLFFYALRPLFLKPKPPGLWEFTNLAIQVALDAGLVYLYGWKSLAYLILSTFVGGGMHPMAGHFISEHYVFSPDQETYSYYGPLNLMTWHVGYHNEHHDFPRIPGTRLHKVKEIAPEYYDSLRSYRSWSQVIYMYIMDQTVGPFSRMKRKAPKKDS; via the exons aTGGGCGCGGGGATGGAGGCGGACGAAGGGGTGATGGCAACGGACTTCTTCTGGTCGTACACGGACGAGCCGCACGCGTCGCGCCGCCGGGAGATCCTGGCCAAGTACCCGCAGATCAAGGAGCTCTTCGGCCCGGATCCGTGGGCCTTCCTCAAG ATTGCTGTGGTCGTTTCACTTCAGCTGTGGACTGCCACATTCCTCCGAGATGCCAGCTGGTTGAAGCTTCTGACAGTCGCCTACTTCTTCGGCTCCTTTCTAAACCACAACCTGTTCCTTGCAATCCATGAACTGAGCCACAACCTCGCCTTCACAACCCCATCCCTGAATCGCTGGCTAGGCATCTTTGCAAACCTCCCCATCGGAGTCCCCATGTCCATAACATTCCAAAAGTACCACCTGGAGCACCACCGGTTCCAAGGCGTGGATGGCATCGACATGGACGTCCCCAGCCAAGCCGAGGCGCACGCTGTGAGGAACGCCGTCAGCAAATCCGTTTGGGTGGTGCTCCAGCTCTTCTTCTACGCGCTGAGGCCGCTCTTCCTGAAGCCGAAGCCCCCAGGGCTGTGGGAGTTCACCAACCTCGCCATCCAGGTCGCGCTCGACGCCGGCCTGGTCTACCTCTACGGCTGGAAGTCGCTGGCGTACCTGATCCTCTCGACgttcgtcggcggcggcatgcACCCCATGGCGGGCCACTTCATCTCGGAGCACTACGTCTTCAGCCCCGACCAGGAGACCTACTCGTACTACGGGCCCCTGAACCTGATGACATGGCACGTGGGGTACCACAACGAGCACCACGACTTCCCGAGGATCCCCGGCACCAGGCTGCACAAGGTGAAGGAGATCGCGCCCGAGTACTACGACAGCCTCAGGTCGTACAGGTCGTGGAGCCAGGTGATCTACATGTACATCATGGACCAGACGGTGGGGCCGTTCAGCCGGATGAAGAGGAAGGCGCCCAAGAAAGACTCGTAG
- the LOC101754009 gene encoding LOW QUALITY PROTEIN: vicilin-like seed storage protein At2g18540 (The sequence of the model RefSeq protein was modified relative to this genomic sequence to represent the inferred CDS: deleted 1 base in 1 codon), translating to MAKDQNGSPRDGRGEEEEEEARSGSKSVEADRDERSKGSRDRGHRGKSKRREEDEEEGSESSGEDSGERRKRRRKEKERRRRRRSRSRSESSGSSSESESESSYSRSSAESESESDLDSEEERRRQRRKRRKEREEEERRRRRKEKERRKRKEKEKERERRRKEKKKRRKEEKKDLGKKGAVTNSWGKYGIIREVDMWSKRPEFTAWLSEVKQVNLEALSNWEEKQMFKAFMEDHNTATFPSKKYYNLDAYHRKAMEKETKKGLKTSVTERTIFNDEEQRRLELLKERERRKEEEVEALKRSMQAGLAQDMKEQARLREEMNYQYRLGNFQAAAAIQKRLDPDAPLQ from the exons ATGGCGAAGGACCAGAACGGCTCGCCCCGTGATGgtcgaggcgaggaggaggaggaggaggcccgcAGCGGCAGCAAGTCGGTAGAAGCCGACAGGGACGAGCGCTCGAAGGGGAGTCGGGACCGGGGCCACCGCGGCAAGTCGAAGCGTCgggaggaggat gaggaggaggggagtgAGAGCTCCGGTGAGGACTCAGGCGAGCGGCGGAAGCGGcgaaggaaggagaaggagaggcggcgccggcgtcggagccggagccgcagcGAGAGCTCCGGCTCGTCTTCGGAGTCGGAGTCCGAGTCATCGTACTCGAGGTCCAGCGCGGAGTCAGAGAGCGAGTCGGACTTGGAttcggaggaggagaggcggaggcagcggcggaagaggaggaaggagagggaggaggaggagaggaggcggaggaggaaggagaaggagaggcggaagaggaaggagaaggaaaaggagagggagaggaggaggaaggagaagaagaagaggaggaaggaggagaagaaggatttGGGGAAGAAGGGCGCCGTGACCAACTCGTGGGGGAAGTATGGTATCATCCGTGAGGTCGACATGTG GAGCAAGCGACCAGAGTTCACTGCATGGTTATCAGAAGTCAAGCAG GTTAATTTGGAAGCATTGTCAAACTGGGAAGAGAAGCAAATGTTCAAGGC GTTCATGGAGGATCACAACACAGCCACTTTCCCATCGAAAAA ATATTATAATTTAGATGCTTATCATCGCAAAGCAATGGAGAAAGAGACAAAGAAGGGTTTAAAGACCTCAGTGACAGAACGTACAATATTTAATGATGAGGAACAGCGAAG ATTAGAATTGTTGAAGGAACGTGAACGAcgaaaggaggaagaagtggAAGCTTTAAAACGCTCTATGCAAGCTGGACTG GCTCAAGACATGAAGGAGCAGGCCCGTCTACGCGAGGAAATGAACTATCAGTACAGGCTGGGCAATTTTCAG GCTGCAGCTGCAATCCAAAAAAGATTGGATCCTGATGCTCCTTTGCAGTAG